Proteins from a single region of Candidatus Woesearchaeota archaeon:
- a CDS encoding DUF2683 family protein, which produces MVQAIININDNANRVLNILKAKFGLKDKSQAIEIMAEQYKEEILEPELKPEYIKKALRIHKQPSIKVGTVENLRKRYEK; this is translated from the coding sequence ATGGTGCAAGCAATAATAAACATAAATGATAATGCCAACAGGGTGCTGAATATCCTCAAGGCTAAATTTGGATTAAAGGATAAAAGTCAGGCAATTGAAATTATGGCTGAGCAGTATAAAGAAGAAATTCTGGAGCCCGAACTAAAGCCCGAGTACATTAAAAAGGCATTAAGAATACACAAACAGCCTTCTATCAAAGTTGGAACTGTAGAAAACCTTAGAAAAAGGTATGAAAAATAG